TCGTGATCACCGGGATGTTCCTCGCGCTCGTCGCCGCCCCGGACCACAACCTCAGCATCCTGCAGTACGGCCTCCCGGCGGACGAGGCCCGCCGCGTCGCCGAGCAGTACCGCGAGCGGATGCACTACGACGAGCCGCTGCTTCGGCGATACGCCCACTGGATGTGGGAGCTGGGGACGTTCCAGTTCGGCCGGTCGTACGTCCAGGGTCGGCCGGTGAACGCCATCCTCGCGCCGGCGCTGCGGCTCACCCTCCTGTATCTCGTCCCGGGGGTCGCCCTCGCGTCGCTGGCGGGCGTTCTCGGGGGACTGGCCGCCTCGCTGTGGCGCGGCACCGTCGGCCGCGTCGCCAGCGCGTTCGGTCACCTCGGCGCCGCCTTCCCGGCGTTCCTCCTCGCGGAGGCGCTCGCGCTGCTGGCGGCCGGCGAGGCGGGCGCGATCGCGCGCTGGAACCCGGATGTCGGCGCGTTCGCGGGGTCGAACCCGACGGTCCTCGCCGTCGCGGTCGGCGTCGTCGCGACGACGCTTGGGGCGACGCTGCTGCAGTATGCCGCCGCCGAGACCGACTCCGTGGCGGGGACGCCGTTCGTGAAGCGCCTCCGGGCCAACGGCGCGCCGCCGCGACGGATAGCCGCGCACGTGCTCCGCAACGCCGCCCCGCCGCTGGTCGCGCTGTTCTCCATCCGCGTGCTCGCGGTCCTGCTGCTCGGGGTCTACCTCGTCGAGGCGGCGCTCGGGATCCCCGGGTTCGGCGAGGTGACGCTGACGGCGATCCGCGACCGCGACATCGCCGTCGTGCTCGCGGCCACGCTGATCACGACGCTGCTGGGGGTGTTCGGGACGCTCGTCGAGGACGTCGTGACCGTGACGATCGACCCCCGTTCGGGATCGGAGTGATCGGTCCTCGGTCGGGACCGGGATCGAGAGCCCTCCTCAGCCCATGTCGCCGACGGCGGCGTGGCGGTCCGTCCCGGGGATCGCCGACACCCGCACGTCGGACAGCCCGGCCTCGGTGAACCAGTCGCGCACGGCCTCGGGCGGGTGGGCCCCGCCGTGGCCGCTCGCGAGCCCGTGGACCGCCGCCGCGACCGCCGCCTCGCCGCGGTCGTCGCCGGCGTCGCCGGCGTCGAACACGTCCGTCGCGACGACGGCGCCGTCGCCGCCGAGGAGGTCGGCGGCGACCGCGCAGGTCGCGCGCGCCTCGGGCGGATCCATCGCCGAGAGCGCGTCGCCGAGGAACGCCACGTCGAAGCCGGGATCCAGCGTCGCGGGGACGCCCTCGTGGACCCGAACGTCGTCGCCGTGGACCCGGCCGAGCCGCTCGGCTGTCGCCGGCGACGCGACCAGCGTCGCGTCGAGGCCGCGGGCGGCGAACTCCCGGGCGTACACGCCCGACCCGCCGCACAGGTTGACGACGGACTCTGCGTCGGCGGCGGCCCGCACGGCCGCGGTGACGCACGCGCGGACGGTCGCCTCGTCGGTGGCGTAGTGGGCGCCCAGCGCGTTCGCCTCCCAGTCGCCGTGGCGCTCGGGCGGGACGCCCGTCTCCAGCGTCTCGGGCAGGCCCACCAGCTCGTCGAGGCGGTCGAGCTCGTGGGGGATCGATCCGATCGAGCGCACGTCGCGCTTGGCGAGCAGGCCGAGCGCGCGGTTCGTCGGCTCGTACTCGTCGCCGACGACCTCGAAGAAGCCCAGGTCCGCGAGCGTCCCGACCAGTCGCCGCGCCTCCGGCTCGGCGACCTCGGTCTCGGCGGCGACCTCGGCCGGGGTACCGGCGCTCGACAGCAGCGCCTCCAGCACGCCCGTTCGGCGGGCTGCCCGCAGCAGCAGCAACGCCTCGGTCCCCGGCCCCGTCCGCTCGTCGGTCGGCATGACTCGTTCCCGATGCTTCGACGGCGAATATATAAGGGCGTCCCTCCGCCCGTCGCGGACGCGCTGG
This genomic stretch from Halobaculum roseum harbors:
- a CDS encoding ABC transporter permease gives rise to the protein MSRRAFLVRRIGWAVFVAWVVITGMFLALVAAPDHNLSILQYGLPADEARRVAEQYRERMHYDEPLLRRYAHWMWELGTFQFGRSYVQGRPVNAILAPALRLTLLYLVPGVALASLAGVLGGLAASLWRGTVGRVASAFGHLGAAFPAFLLAEALALLAAGEAGAIARWNPDVGAFAGSNPTVLAVAVGVVATTLGATLLQYAAAETDSVAGTPFVKRLRANGAPPRRIAAHVLRNAAPPLVALFSIRVLAVLLLGVYLVEAALGIPGFGEVTLTAIRDRDIAVVLAATLITTLLGVFGTLVEDVVTVTIDPRSGSE
- a CDS encoding class I SAM-dependent methyltransferase, with protein sequence MPTDERTGPGTEALLLLRAARRTGVLEALLSSAGTPAEVAAETEVAEPEARRLVGTLADLGFFEVVGDEYEPTNRALGLLAKRDVRSIGSIPHELDRLDELVGLPETLETGVPPERHGDWEANALGAHYATDEATVRACVTAAVRAAADAESVVNLCGGSGVYAREFAARGLDATLVASPATAERLGRVHGDDVRVHEGVPATLDPGFDVAFLGDALSAMDPPEARATCAVAADLLGGDGAVVATDVFDAGDAGDDRGEAAVAAAVHGLASGHGGAHPPEAVRDWFTEAGLSDVRVSAIPGTDRHAAVGDMG